In Paenibacillus hexagrammi, the following are encoded in one genomic region:
- a CDS encoding 50S ribosomal protein L25: protein MALTLNAESRQEATKSEIKQLRAQGKVPGVVYGKKVGSTVVAIDQKELLALMRTNQHAIIEMQLPDGGKQPVMISEVQRDKINRNLLLHVDFHQINMDEPVKTVVPIEIVGEAEGAKEGGIVQIQLHELEIRCLPQHIPSSVKVDISHLGLGENILVSEITVAGEIEIKSDSNELIVTLLAPQKETAAVEDPAESQDTKASQSETVAEEAKEEQTV from the coding sequence ATGGCACTTACTTTAAACGCAGAGTCACGCCAAGAAGCAACAAAATCCGAAATCAAGCAGCTTCGTGCACAAGGAAAAGTTCCAGGTGTCGTGTATGGCAAGAAGGTAGGAAGCACTGTTGTGGCCATTGACCAAAAAGAGCTGCTTGCTCTTATGCGCACCAATCAGCATGCGATCATCGAGATGCAGCTTCCAGACGGCGGCAAGCAGCCGGTGATGATCTCGGAAGTTCAACGTGACAAAATCAACCGTAATTTGCTGCTGCATGTCGATTTTCACCAAATTAATATGGATGAGCCGGTGAAGACGGTAGTACCTATTGAAATTGTTGGCGAAGCGGAAGGAGCGAAGGAAGGCGGGATTGTTCAAATTCAGCTGCACGAATTGGAAATCCGCTGCTTGCCGCAGCATATTCCAAGCTCGGTGAAGGTCGATATCTCGCATTTGGGACTGGGTGAAAACATCCTGGTCAGCGAGATTACCGTTGCGGGCGAGATCGAGATCAAATCCGATTCGAATGAGTTAATTGTTACGCTGCTTGCTCCTCAGAAGGAGACTGCGGCAGTGGAGGATCCGGCGGAATCGCAGGATACCAAAGCTTCTCAATCGGAGACCGTTGCAGAAGAAGCGAAGGAAGAGCAAACGGTCTAG
- the spoVG gene encoding septation regulator SpoVG — translation MQITDVRLRRVNSEGRMKAIASITIDNEFVVHDIRVIDGNNGMFVAMPSKRTPDGEFRDIAHPISSTTREKIQAAVLAEYDRAAAEEEVIEEGA, via the coding sequence GTGCAAATTACAGATGTTAGACTCCGCCGGGTAAACTCCGAGGGGAGAATGAAGGCGATTGCTTCCATTACCATCGACAACGAGTTCGTCGTTCACGATATTCGCGTGATTGACGGCAACAACGGTATGTTCGTGGCAATGCCAAGCAAACGAACTCCAGATGGGGAGTTCCGCGACATCGCTCATCCCATTTCTTCAACAACTCGCGAGAAAATTCAAGCCGCAGTATTGGCTGAATACGACCGCGCAGCAGCCGAAGAGGAAGTAATCGAAGAAGGCGCGTAA
- a CDS encoding anti-sigma-F factor Fin family protein — MSVKYICRHCLTFVGEINQHSVTEQQLGFHSLTPEERRDIISYNTDGDVTVKVVCDYCREALEANPELSLLASPLQ; from the coding sequence ATGTCAGTTAAGTATATTTGCCGTCATTGTCTTACCTTCGTAGGGGAAATTAATCAGCATTCCGTTACCGAGCAGCAGCTGGGCTTCCATTCCTTGACCCCTGAAGAACGTAGAGATATAATATCGTATAACACGGATGGAGATGTTACTGTCAAGGTTGTTTGCGACTATTGCCGTGAAGCGCTTGAAGCGAATCCGGAGCTGTCGCTGTTAGCCAGTCCTTTGCAGTAA
- the mfd gene encoding transcription-repair coupling factor — translation MQALLQAFSADADFQTIMSGVRSEMKEQLVAGLTGSSRQVMIAALARELQRPLFIITHNMFAAQKILEDLLECLSEEEVLLYPSQELMATEEAAASPEMLAQRIDVLTRLASGYRGVVIAPYAGVRRLLPVKQVFEESRITVKVGDTIHLDDLLGRLTGLGYERVERVESKGEMSVRGGILDLYPLTTEHAIRIELFDVDVDSIRTFDVNDQRSIDKLEAITIPPCREIQADRKRLQSAAQHAYELLQAQLEKMTDRTSKDNLLEGIGHDIELLREGQMFPGIYKYISLLYTERQTLMDFMPKDSVLIIDEPARLLETAKQLERDEAEWMMHALQEGKSLPAFVLSKSYESLLHRRPFPTIYTSLFLRQVAGVQPQNIVNFVCRVMQNFHGQMNLLKSEMERWKKNGSKVVLLANGEERSERVRRVFEDYQIDEPEIVDGNLQTGFEMPSLHVVVITEGEIFTQKQRKARKVEKKIENAERIKSYQELKLGDYVVHVNHGIGKYVGIGTLEVGGIHKDYLHIMYAGGDKLSVPIDQIDLIQKYVGSEEKEPKVYKLGGADWARVKNKVRASVKDIADDLIKLYAERQATPGYGFSADSAYQNEFEAMFPYDETRDQLRAIEEIKKDMEKSRPMDRLLCGDVGYGKTEVAVRAAFKAAIDGKQVAVLVPTTILAQQHYETFRERFSGYPFNVQVLSRFRSKKEQSEVMKGVKKGTVDVVIGTHRLLSQDVQFKDLGLLIVDEEQRFGVSHKEKLKRLKTNVDVLTLTATPIPRTLHMSMLGVRDLSVIETPPENRFPVQTYVVEYGPSLVREAIERELAREGQVYFLYNRVQGITQMADQISMMVPDARVTVAHGQMGEQELEKTILDFLDGEYDVLVSTSIIETGVDIPNVNTLIVHDADKMGLSQLYQLRGRVGRSNRIAYAYFTYQRDKVLTEVAEKRLQAIKEFTELGSGFKIAMRDLSIRGAGNLLGAEQHGFIASVGFDLYSQMLAEEIAKRKQEMEGEEAAPQQDWITQIDIQLDAYLPSDYIYDSMQKIEIYKKVAAIRTLEEAADLQDELVDRFGDLPQAVSNLLAVARLKVYGSEYRIETISQKGDDYQIKVHADQNDKLDGQKLFSLSNRFEGRIKLVAGPQIHILVRCKGLKPDESIKLVENFLVEYKEVLKTKGELQDVAK, via the coding sequence TTGCAAGCTTTATTACAGGCTTTTTCTGCGGATGCCGATTTTCAAACTATTATGTCAGGTGTCCGCTCCGAGATGAAAGAGCAGCTCGTCGCCGGGCTAACCGGCTCCTCTCGACAAGTGATGATTGCCGCTTTGGCGCGAGAATTGCAGCGTCCGCTATTCATCATTACCCACAACATGTTTGCCGCTCAGAAGATACTGGAAGATCTGCTGGAATGCTTGTCCGAGGAGGAAGTGCTGCTCTATCCGTCTCAGGAGCTAATGGCTACGGAAGAGGCTGCCGCTAGTCCGGAAATGCTGGCCCAACGGATTGATGTGCTGACTCGTTTGGCGTCAGGCTATCGCGGTGTGGTCATAGCGCCATACGCCGGTGTAAGAAGATTGCTGCCGGTTAAGCAAGTGTTCGAGGAATCCCGCATTACGGTGAAAGTCGGGGATACCATTCATTTGGATGACTTGCTGGGACGTCTGACAGGGCTCGGATATGAACGAGTGGAACGAGTGGAATCCAAAGGCGAGATGAGTGTTCGCGGAGGCATATTGGATTTGTATCCGCTGACTACAGAGCATGCAATTCGTATTGAACTGTTTGACGTGGATGTGGATTCTATTCGCACGTTCGATGTGAACGACCAGCGTTCCATTGATAAATTAGAGGCGATAACGATACCTCCGTGTCGGGAGATTCAAGCGGATAGAAAGCGGTTACAATCCGCTGCGCAGCATGCCTACGAGTTACTTCAGGCTCAGCTCGAGAAGATGACGGACCGAACCAGTAAAGATAATTTGCTGGAAGGAATCGGGCATGACATTGAACTGCTCCGCGAGGGGCAAATGTTCCCGGGTATTTATAAATATATTTCGTTATTATATACGGAAAGACAGACCCTCATGGACTTCATGCCCAAGGATTCGGTGCTCATCATCGACGAGCCTGCGCGTCTGCTCGAGACAGCCAAGCAGTTGGAGCGGGATGAAGCGGAATGGATGATGCATGCACTCCAAGAGGGGAAGAGCTTGCCGGCTTTTGTGCTGTCTAAATCCTACGAATCGCTGCTGCACCGCAGACCGTTTCCAACGATCTATACGTCTCTCTTTCTCAGGCAGGTGGCGGGCGTTCAACCGCAGAACATCGTTAACTTTGTATGCCGGGTTATGCAGAATTTTCATGGCCAGATGAATCTCCTCAAGTCGGAGATGGAGCGATGGAAGAAAAACGGCAGCAAAGTGGTCTTGCTGGCTAACGGCGAAGAGCGGTCGGAGCGCGTGAGACGTGTGTTCGAGGATTACCAGATCGATGAGCCTGAAATTGTAGATGGGAACTTACAGACGGGATTCGAAATGCCGTCCCTTCATGTGGTTGTCATTACGGAAGGCGAGATTTTCACCCAGAAGCAGCGTAAGGCGCGCAAGGTCGAGAAGAAGATTGAGAATGCCGAACGTATCAAGAGCTACCAAGAGCTGAAGCTCGGCGATTACGTCGTTCACGTGAACCACGGAATTGGGAAATACGTTGGGATAGGAACGCTTGAGGTCGGGGGCATTCATAAAGATTATCTTCACATCATGTATGCAGGCGGAGATAAACTGTCCGTTCCTATCGACCAAATCGATCTTATCCAGAAGTATGTCGGCTCGGAAGAGAAAGAGCCTAAGGTTTATAAGCTGGGCGGTGCGGATTGGGCGCGAGTCAAGAACAAGGTGCGCGCTTCCGTAAAGGATATCGCTGATGATCTGATCAAACTGTATGCGGAACGTCAAGCAACGCCCGGTTATGGCTTTAGCGCAGACAGCGCTTATCAGAATGAATTTGAAGCGATGTTTCCTTATGACGAGACGCGCGACCAGTTGAGGGCCATTGAGGAAATCAAGAAGGACATGGAGAAGTCGCGTCCGATGGATCGCCTATTGTGTGGAGACGTCGGCTACGGGAAAACCGAGGTTGCCGTGCGTGCGGCCTTTAAAGCTGCGATAGATGGCAAGCAGGTGGCCGTTCTTGTGCCTACTACGATTCTGGCGCAGCAGCATTATGAAACGTTCCGCGAACGCTTTTCCGGCTACCCGTTCAATGTTCAAGTGTTGAGTCGTTTCCGCTCTAAGAAGGAACAGTCGGAAGTGATGAAGGGCGTCAAGAAGGGGACGGTTGACGTCGTCATCGGTACGCATAGACTTTTGTCGCAGGATGTCCAATTCAAAGATCTTGGACTGCTGATTGTGGACGAGGAGCAGCGTTTTGGCGTATCCCACAAGGAGAAGTTGAAGCGGCTGAAGACCAATGTGGATGTACTCACTCTCACAGCCACGCCGATCCCAAGAACGCTGCATATGTCGATGCTGGGCGTACGCGATTTGTCGGTCATTGAAACGCCGCCGGAGAATCGTTTTCCCGTGCAGACCTACGTGGTTGAATACGGTCCGTCGCTAGTCCGTGAAGCCATTGAACGCGAGCTTGCCCGCGAAGGACAGGTGTACTTCCTGTATAACCGTGTACAGGGGATCACTCAAATGGCCGATCAGATATCGATGATGGTACCCGACGCACGGGTTACCGTGGCTCACGGTCAGATGGGCGAGCAGGAGCTGGAGAAAACGATTCTGGACTTCCTCGACGGTGAATACGACGTGCTTGTCAGTACGAGCATCATTGAGACGGGGGTCGACATCCCGAATGTAAATACCCTGATCGTTCACGATGCGGATAAAATGGGCTTGTCTCAGCTCTATCAGCTGAGAGGGCGTGTCGGACGATCCAATCGCATAGCCTATGCGTATTTCACCTATCAGCGGGATAAAGTGCTGACGGAAGTGGCGGAAAAGCGTCTACAGGCTATCAAAGAGTTTACAGAACTTGGCTCAGGCTTTAAAATTGCGATGAGGGATTTGTCTATTCGAGGCGCGGGTAATTTGCTCGGAGCCGAGCAGCACGGTTTTATTGCGTCCGTAGGCTTTGACTTGTACTCGCAGATGCTGGCGGAAGAAATCGCTAAGCGGAAGCAGGAGATGGAAGGTGAGGAGGCTGCTCCGCAGCAGGATTGGATTACGCAAATCGACATCCAGCTCGATGCTTATCTGCCCTCCGATTACATCTATGACAGTATGCAGAAGATTGAGATTTATAAGAAAGTGGCTGCCATTCGCACACTGGAGGAAGCTGCGGATCTGCAAGACGAGCTCGTCGACCGTTTTGGAGATCTTCCGCAGGCTGTTTCCAATTTGCTTGCCGTGGCTCGTTTGAAAGTATACGGTTCGGAGTACCGGATTGAAACGATCAGCCAAAAAGGGGACGATTACCAGATCAAGGTACATGCCGATCAGAACGACAAGCTCGACGGGCAGAAGCTATTCTCTCTGTCTAACCGATTTGAAGGCCGTATCAAGCTTGTAGCGGGGCCGCAGATTCACATCCTTGTCCGCTGCAAGGGGCTTAAACCGGATGAATCCATCAAATTGGTGGAAAACTTCTTGGTAGAATACAAGGAGGTTTTGAAAACGAAGGGAGAATTACAAGATGTCGCCAAATAA
- the pth gene encoding aminoacyl-tRNA hydrolase gives MKCFIGLGNPGKQYELNRHNIGFMAIDHFADKWGIRTFQSKCKGLLGEGNVNGTKVYLLKPMTYMNLSGESMRAFLDFYKADLEDVTIIYDDMDTPYGQIRLRYQGSSGGHNGIKSIIQHGGTQTFNRIRMGVNRPAPGYNIADYVLSNFSKEEMRSMEQILDLTCEAMEFSLDNSFEKTMAKFNK, from the coding sequence GTGAAATGTTTTATCGGGCTGGGTAATCCCGGCAAACAATATGAGCTTAACCGACACAATATCGGTTTTATGGCAATAGATCATTTTGCCGATAAATGGGGGATCCGCACGTTTCAAAGCAAGTGCAAGGGTCTTTTGGGAGAAGGCAATGTCAACGGCACCAAGGTATACTTGCTTAAACCGATGACCTACATGAACCTCTCGGGTGAGTCGATGCGTGCATTTCTTGATTTTTATAAGGCCGATCTTGAAGATGTGACCATCATTTATGACGATATGGATACGCCTTATGGCCAAATTCGTTTGCGATATCAGGGCAGCAGCGGAGGGCACAATGGGATCAAGTCCATTATCCAACATGGCGGGACGCAGACGTTCAACCGTATTAGAATGGGTGTTAACAGACCTGCGCCAGGCTACAATATAGCGGATTATGTGCTCTCCAATTTCAGCAAAGAAGAAATGCGCTCCATGGAGCAGATTCTCGATCTGACCTGTGAAGCGATGGAGTTCAGTCTGGATAATTCGTTTGAAAAGACGATGGCAAAGTTTAATAAATAA
- a CDS encoding flotillin family protein encodes MPDYLTVPVLVIGVIIVLGLAFWARYKTVGPEQAMIVTGTFLGNKNISTDESGSKIKIVRGGGAFIWPIFQQSEFLSLLSHKLDVTTPEVYTEQGVPVIADGVAIIKIGGSVEDVATAAEQFMGKPIESLKGEAQEVLEGHLRAILGSMTVEEVYRNRDRFAQEVQGVAARDLKKMGLQIVSFTIKDVRDKHGYLDALGKPRIAAVKRDADIAEAEAVRDSRIQKARAEEEGQKAELLRDTNIAEAGKEKELKIAAFKKEQDTAKAEADQAYHIQEARAKQTMVEEQMKVELVRKEREIDLQEKEIQVRQKQYDAEVKKKADADRYAVEQAAEADKAKRMREADARQYTIEAEAKANAEQRRLEGLAIADAERAKGSAEAEVIRLRGLAEAEAKEKLAEAFQKFGEAAILDIIVKMLPELAGKIAEPLSSIDKLTVVDTGNGEGAARVSNYVTQLMSTAPEMLKSVSGIDVEEIIKNLTSRPALSPSGVGRQVAPNRQLEADED; translated from the coding sequence ATGCCGGATTATTTGACAGTGCCCGTTCTTGTTATTGGAGTTATTATCGTATTGGGGCTTGCGTTCTGGGCGCGTTACAAAACCGTAGGTCCGGAGCAAGCGATGATCGTAACGGGGACTTTCCTGGGAAATAAAAATATTTCCACGGATGAATCAGGCAGTAAAATCAAGATCGTCCGCGGTGGCGGAGCCTTTATATGGCCTATATTTCAGCAGTCGGAGTTCTTATCTTTATTATCCCATAAGCTGGATGTAACGACACCGGAGGTGTATACCGAGCAAGGTGTTCCTGTTATTGCCGACGGTGTTGCGATTATCAAGATCGGCGGAAGTGTCGAAGATGTAGCAACTGCAGCTGAGCAGTTCATGGGCAAGCCCATTGAGTCGCTGAAAGGCGAGGCGCAAGAGGTGCTGGAAGGACATCTTCGGGCTATTCTCGGCTCCATGACCGTAGAGGAGGTCTACCGTAACCGCGACCGCTTCGCCCAGGAGGTGCAGGGGGTGGCGGCTCGGGATTTGAAAAAGATGGGTCTCCAAATCGTATCTTTTACGATTAAAGATGTGCGCGATAAGCACGGCTATTTGGATGCCCTAGGTAAGCCTCGTATTGCCGCTGTAAAACGGGATGCGGATATCGCGGAAGCGGAGGCTGTGCGAGATTCACGAATACAGAAGGCGCGTGCGGAAGAGGAAGGGCAAAAGGCGGAGCTTCTGAGAGATACTAACATCGCAGAAGCCGGTAAGGAAAAGGAACTGAAGATTGCGGCTTTTAAGAAGGAGCAGGATACTGCAAAAGCGGAAGCGGACCAGGCTTATCATATTCAAGAGGCTCGGGCCAAGCAGACGATGGTGGAAGAACAGATGAAGGTTGAACTCGTGCGTAAGGAACGTGAGATTGACCTGCAAGAGAAGGAAATTCAAGTCCGCCAGAAGCAGTACGATGCCGAAGTGAAGAAGAAAGCTGACGCGGACCGCTATGCTGTCGAACAGGCCGCAGAAGCGGATAAGGCCAAAAGGATGCGCGAAGCCGATGCACGGCAGTACACGATCGAGGCCGAAGCGAAAGCCAATGCGGAGCAGCGCAGGCTCGAAGGTCTGGCCATTGCTGACGCGGAGCGCGCGAAAGGCTCCGCAGAAGCGGAAGTTATCCGTTTGCGCGGACTTGCAGAAGCAGAAGCGAAAGAGAAGCTGGCTGAAGCTTTCCAGAAGTTCGGTGAAGCAGCCATTCTCGATATTATCGTGAAGATGCTTCCGGAGCTTGCTGGTAAAATTGCGGAGCCGCTTAGCTCCATTGATAAGCTGACCGTCGTGGATACTGGAAATGGCGAAGGTGCTGCCCGTGTCAGCAATTACGTCACACAGCTCATGTCGACAGCTCCTGAGATGCTCAAAAGCGTCTCCGGCATTGATGTCGAAGAGATTATTAAAAATTTGACCAGTCGTCCGGCGCTCTCTCCTTCAGGTGTAGGACGCCAGGTGGCTCCGAATAGACAGCTAGAAGCAGATGAGGATTGA
- a CDS encoding NfeD family protein: MTELYWSCLAGGVLFAIVSVILGDVISHALDGIFDFLSLDVLKPMVLASAITGFGGAGILLGKYTAAGSWFVLLLSLLAALLIAVLVFFLYVRPMENSENSTGYSIHQLSGKIGEVTVPIPAKGYGEVMIRVGAGNTQHTAVSFERVEIPAGSKIVVVDVKNDALYVSSLQLN, encoded by the coding sequence ATGACCGAGTTATATTGGAGCTGTTTGGCCGGAGGCGTATTGTTTGCGATTGTTAGTGTTATTTTGGGTGATGTCATCAGTCATGCATTGGATGGGATATTCGATTTTCTATCTCTGGATGTACTTAAGCCGATGGTGCTAGCCAGTGCTATAACCGGTTTTGGCGGAGCGGGAATATTGCTTGGGAAATATACGGCAGCGGGTTCATGGTTCGTCCTCTTATTATCGCTGTTAGCGGCACTTCTGATTGCTGTTCTTGTTTTTTTCTTGTATGTCCGTCCTATGGAGAACAGTGAGAACTCCACCGGCTACTCCATCCATCAGCTGAGCGGCAAGATTGGAGAAGTGACCGTGCCGATTCCGGCAAAGGGGTATGGTGAGGTAATGATCCGGGTTGGAGCGGGTAACACTCAGCATACAGCGGTCAGCTTTGAGCGGGTTGAGATTCCCGCGGGCTCCAAAATCGTTGTCGTGGACGTCAAGAATGACGCACTCTATGTGTCCAGTCTGCAATTAAATTGA
- a CDS encoding RidA family protein: protein MEYIATSSAPAAIGPYSQAVKFGNLLFTSGQIPLGLDGQIVSGGIKEQAHQVFVNLKGVLEAAGTDFSHVVKATVFLKDMNQFAELNEIYASYFGDHKPARSTVEVARLPRDVFVEIELIVGIPVEI, encoded by the coding sequence ATGGAATACATTGCGACATCTTCAGCGCCAGCTGCAATCGGCCCTTATTCGCAAGCCGTCAAATTCGGCAATCTGCTGTTTACTTCCGGACAAATTCCACTCGGCTTGGATGGGCAAATCGTTTCTGGAGGAATCAAAGAACAGGCACACCAAGTATTTGTCAATTTAAAAGGAGTTTTGGAGGCGGCGGGTACTGATTTCTCTCACGTCGTGAAGGCAACGGTGTTCTTGAAGGATATGAATCAATTCGCTGAACTGAATGAGATTTACGCTTCGTATTTTGGCGACCATAAACCTGCTCGTTCGACTGTCGAAGTGGCGAGATTGCCGAGAGATGTTTTTGTCGAAATCGAGTTAATTGTTGGTATTCCTGTCGAAATTTGA
- a CDS encoding peptidylprolyl isomerase, producing the protein MSPNKPIQSWFYSKKILLTMVALLLAVSVLSACGKKKEGEDAEASPAASSAASPAASAAATGNATDVIATYKDGGKITRGEFDAFINVNKMFSPQLAQFMSDPAFQQDMLKQMVTFRVVSAQADDKIKADADKQVADQMKSIQDYFGKMEGGMDKQLKDNNVELKDIESLMKMSFYTLGTMEAKVTDQQVQDSYNEQAAQHTFDIATVSHILISLKDAATQKDLRTKDEALARAKEVKDKLDKGGDFAALAKEYSDDPGSKDNGGTYKDADVNQWVPQFKEAAITLPLNKISDPVESDFGYHIMKVESRSTKPLDDTLKTQIKSQLAEKTLSDYAEKEIPGMIESNNLPQPTPAPAASPAADASPAASETPAAK; encoded by the coding sequence ATGTCGCCAAATAAACCTATTCAATCGTGGTTCTATTCAAAGAAAATATTGCTGACAATGGTGGCGCTGCTTCTCGCAGTTTCCGTTCTAAGCGCATGTGGCAAGAAAAAAGAGGGAGAGGATGCAGAAGCTTCTCCTGCAGCCTCTTCTGCAGCCTCTCCTGCTGCTTCAGCAGCAGCTACTGGCAATGCTACCGATGTCATCGCAACGTACAAGGACGGAGGTAAGATTACCCGCGGCGAGTTCGATGCTTTTATCAATGTGAACAAAATGTTCAGCCCGCAATTGGCCCAATTTATGAGTGACCCTGCCTTCCAGCAGGACATGTTGAAGCAAATGGTCACATTCCGTGTCGTATCTGCACAGGCTGATGATAAAATCAAAGCCGATGCCGACAAACAGGTTGCAGACCAAATGAAATCCATTCAAGACTACTTCGGCAAAATGGAAGGCGGAATGGACAAGCAGCTCAAAGACAATAACGTCGAATTGAAGGACATCGAGTCCTTGATGAAAATGAGCTTCTACACGCTTGGCACGATGGAAGCTAAGGTTACAGACCAGCAAGTTCAAGATTCCTACAATGAGCAGGCTGCACAGCACACCTTTGATATCGCGACAGTTAGTCACATCCTGATTAGCTTGAAGGATGCCGCTACACAAAAGGATCTCCGCACCAAAGACGAAGCTTTGGCTAGAGCCAAAGAAGTAAAGGACAAGCTGGATAAAGGCGGAGACTTTGCCGCTTTAGCTAAAGAATATTCCGATGACCCAGGCTCCAAGGATAACGGCGGTACGTACAAAGATGCGGACGTGAACCAATGGGTGCCACAGTTTAAAGAAGCGGCTATCACTCTGCCTTTGAACAAAATCAGCGACCCGGTGGAATCCGACTTTGGCTACCACATCATGAAAGTTGAATCCAGAAGCACCAAGCCTCTGGACGATACGCTAAAAACGCAAATTAAGTCCCAATTAGCCGAGAAAACGTTGTCGGATTACGCGGAGAAAGAAATCCCGGGTATGATTGAATCGAACAATCTGCCTCAGCCTACACCTGCTCCGGCTGCAAGCCCTGCGGCGGATGCAAGTCCGGCTGCAAGCGAAACGCCTGCGGCGAAGTAA
- the veg gene encoding biofilm formation stimulator Veg, producing the protein MAKNALLEIKRSLEPHVGQKIMLRANGGRRKTIERSGVLEETYPSVFIVKLEESNASKRVSYSYADILTESVEVTVCNDDGQVRITYIQH; encoded by the coding sequence ATGGCAAAAAATGCGCTGTTGGAAATTAAACGCAGTTTGGAGCCCCATGTTGGGCAGAAGATCATGTTGAGAGCAAATGGTGGCCGTCGAAAGACCATTGAGCGATCTGGTGTTTTGGAAGAAACCTACCCTTCTGTATTTATTGTTAAGCTGGAAGAGTCCAATGCATCTAAACGGGTCTCCTACAGCTACGCAGATATTCTAACGGAGTCCGTGGAAGTGACCGTTTGCAATGATGACGGACAAGTCCGAATTACGTACATTCAACATTAG
- the glmU gene encoding bifunctional UDP-N-acetylglucosamine diphosphorylase/glucosamine-1-phosphate N-acetyltransferase GlmU yields the protein MAIVLAAGQGKRMKSKLYKVLHPVAGKPMVGHVIDTLKAVDAERTVVVVGYGAEAVKGYLGEQAEYALQAEQLGTGHAVLQAKEAIGAEEGTTIVICGDTPLISEGTLRSTMELHKQSGAAATILTAKLDDPHGYGRIIRGADGRVARIVEQKDCKPEEAAVQEINTGTYCFDNRLLFEALASVKNDNAQQEYYLTDVIGILTGLGQLVQGYCMKDSSESIGVNDRVALAEAERYMRERINREHMLNGVTIIDATNTYIEADVKIGADTVILPGTILRGTTVIGEDCTIGPQSEIINSTISDSVAVKQSVLDSAIVDSEASVGPFAYLRPGAKIGKHVKIGDFVEIKNATLGEGSKVSHLSYVGDAIVGTNVNIGCGAITVNYDGFNKSLTEIGDDAFVGSNVNLIAPVKIGKGAYVVAGSTITHEVEEGDLAIARQRQSNKPGYADKIKARMKAKKSGQ from the coding sequence ATGGCAATTGTCTTGGCGGCCGGACAAGGGAAGAGGATGAAGTCTAAGCTGTACAAGGTACTTCACCCGGTGGCTGGCAAGCCTATGGTAGGGCATGTAATCGATACGCTCAAGGCAGTTGATGCGGAGCGTACAGTAGTTGTTGTAGGTTACGGCGCGGAGGCTGTGAAGGGATATCTAGGCGAACAAGCGGAATATGCGCTTCAAGCGGAGCAGTTGGGCACGGGACACGCCGTCCTGCAAGCCAAGGAAGCGATTGGTGCCGAGGAAGGCACGACGATCGTCATTTGTGGAGATACGCCGCTCATTTCGGAAGGTACGCTGCGCAGCACGATGGAGCTGCATAAGCAATCAGGCGCGGCAGCAACGATCTTGACGGCTAAGCTGGATGACCCGCACGGCTATGGACGGATTATTCGCGGAGCGGACGGTCGTGTTGCACGCATCGTGGAACAGAAGGACTGCAAGCCGGAAGAAGCGGCCGTACAAGAAATTAACACAGGCACTTATTGTTTCGATAACCGTCTTTTGTTCGAGGCTTTGGCATCGGTAAAAAATGATAATGCTCAGCAGGAATACTATTTGACGGATGTCATTGGTATTTTGACGGGACTGGGTCAGCTTGTGCAGGGATACTGCATGAAGGACAGCAGCGAATCTATCGGCGTTAACGATCGGGTAGCACTCGCTGAAGCAGAGCGGTATATGCGTGAGCGAATTAACAGGGAGCATATGTTGAACGGGGTGACCATCATCGATGCTACCAACACGTATATTGAAGCTGATGTAAAGATCGGCGCAGATACGGTCATTTTACCTGGGACAATTTTGCGCGGAACAACGGTAATCGGTGAAGATTGTACGATCGGGCCGCAGTCCGAAATCATTAACTCTACCATCTCAGATTCGGTGGCAGTTAAGCAGTCCGTTCTGGATAGTGCGATCGTAGACAGCGAGGCAAGCGTAGGGCCGTTTGCTTATCTGAGACCCGGTGCGAAGATCGGCAAACACGTTAAGATCGGCGATTTTGTTGAGATTAAGAACGCTACACTGGGCGAAGGCTCCAAAGTCTCTCATTTGAGCTACGTAGGAGATGCGATCGTAGGGACAAATGTCAATATCGGCTGCGGTGCGATCACAGTTAATTACGACGGCTTTAACAAGAGCTTGACGGAGATCGGTGATGATGCCTTTGTAGGCAGCAATGTAAACCTGATTGCTCCTGTCAAGATCGGTAAAGGCGCTTATGTGGTAGCGGGCTCTACGATTACTCACGAAGTCGAAGAGGGAGACCTGGCTATCGCGCGTCAAAGACAGTCCAACAAACCTGGGTATGCCGATAAAATCAAGGCACGCATGAAAGCGAAGAAGTCAGGCCAATAA